Proteins encoded within one genomic window of Prauserella marina:
- a CDS encoding UdgX family uracil-DNA binding protein (This protein belongs to the uracil DNA glycosylase superfamily, members of which act in excision repair of DNA. However, it belongs more specifically to UdgX branch, whose founding member was found to bind uracil in DNA (where it does not belong), without cleaving it, appears to promote DNA repair by a pathway involving RecA, rather than base excision.), protein MTGGEGATATRSQGAQDFLPRRGGLPSLRSAAGGCRGCALYRDATATVFGSGPASARFFLVGEVPGDQEDRQGEPFVGPAGRLLGHAMADAGMDRKMAYLTNAVKHFRFTRDEGGKRRIHKKPSRGQIAACRPWLLAELAAVRPEIIVCLGATAAQSLLGNDFRVTRERGVLLGPQDLPEHNAMAERPEAAPRVLATVHPSAILRAKGEDRTDAYDEFVSDLRAAASESTDPT, encoded by the coding sequence GTGACCGGCGGCGAGGGTGCGACCGCGACGCGATCGCAAGGCGCGCAAGACTTCCTGCCTCGTCGAGGGGGCTTACCGAGTCTGCGTTCCGCCGCCGGTGGTTGCCGTGGCTGCGCGCTCTATCGCGACGCGACGGCGACCGTGTTCGGGTCTGGCCCCGCGTCCGCGCGGTTCTTCCTGGTCGGCGAGGTGCCGGGTGATCAGGAGGACCGGCAGGGTGAACCGTTCGTCGGACCGGCGGGGCGGTTGCTCGGCCACGCGATGGCGGACGCCGGAATGGACCGGAAAATGGCCTATCTCACGAATGCGGTGAAACACTTCCGCTTCACGAGGGACGAGGGCGGGAAGCGCCGGATTCACAAGAAGCCGAGCCGGGGTCAGATCGCCGCGTGCAGACCGTGGTTGCTTGCCGAATTGGCCGCCGTGCGCCCGGAGATCATCGTCTGTCTCGGTGCGACCGCCGCGCAATCCTTGCTGGGCAACGATTTTCGCGTCACTCGCGAGCGTGGCGTACTGCTCGGCCCACAGGACTTGCCTGAACACAACGCCATGGCGGAGCGGCCGGAGGCGGCTCCGCGAGTGCTGGCCACCGTACATCCCTCGGCGATACTGCGAGCGAAGGGGGAGGACAGGACGGACGCCTATGACGAATTTGTTTCCGATCTCAGAGCGGCTGCCTCGGAATCAACCGACCCGACCTAG
- a CDS encoding HesB/IscA family protein, which yields MLAMTDAAVEAISALTSQDGQQSAGLRFAVREENESGAQLALSIAPAPEDGDEVLGTNSGAQVFLEPQAASFLDDKVLDVQQDEQGQLNFAVMQQPEG from the coding sequence ATGCTTGCCATGACTGACGCTGCCGTCGAGGCGATCAGCGCGCTGACCTCGCAGGACGGTCAGCAATCGGCTGGGCTGCGATTCGCGGTGCGGGAGGAGAACGAATCAGGGGCGCAGCTCGCGCTCTCGATCGCCCCCGCTCCCGAGGACGGCGACGAGGTGCTCGGCACCAACAGCGGTGCCCAGGTTTTCCTTGAGCCACAAGCGGCTTCGTTCCTCGACGACAAGGTTCTCGATGTTCAGCAGGACGAACAGGGCCAACTGAACTTCGCCGTCATGCAGCAGCCGGAAGGCTGA
- a CDS encoding CoA transferase subunit A: MADIVSLAEGVGRLVHDGDTVAMEGFTHLIPHAAGQEIIRQRRRDLTLVRMTPDIVYDQLIGAGCAKKLIFSWGGNPGVGSLHRFRDAVQNAWPVPLEIEEHSHAGMANRYVAGASGLPFAVLRGYRGTDLPEHTDTIKQITCPFTGEQLAAVPALNPDVSVIHAQRADRSGNVQMWGLVGVQKEAVLSAKRSLVTVEEVVDDLEPVAGQVILPHWAVTCVAEAPRGAHPSYAQGYYERDNAYYEEWDSIGRKRDSFETWLREKVFTEVSEEASFR; encoded by the coding sequence GTGGCAGACATCGTTTCGCTGGCCGAGGGAGTCGGCAGGCTCGTGCACGACGGCGACACCGTCGCCATGGAGGGGTTCACACACCTCATCCCGCACGCGGCGGGCCAGGAGATCATCCGGCAGCGACGCAGGGACCTGACGCTGGTCCGCATGACCCCGGACATCGTGTACGACCAGCTCATCGGCGCGGGATGCGCGAAAAAGCTGATCTTCTCCTGGGGCGGCAACCCCGGGGTCGGCTCGCTGCATCGCTTTCGCGACGCGGTACAGAACGCGTGGCCCGTGCCGCTGGAGATCGAGGAGCACAGTCACGCCGGGATGGCCAACCGCTACGTCGCGGGGGCCTCTGGTCTTCCGTTCGCGGTGCTGCGCGGCTACCGGGGCACCGACTTGCCCGAGCACACCGACACCATCAAGCAGATCACCTGCCCGTTCACCGGTGAGCAGCTCGCCGCCGTTCCCGCGCTCAACCCCGACGTTTCGGTGATCCACGCTCAGCGCGCCGACCGGTCGGGCAACGTACAAATGTGGGGGCTGGTCGGGGTGCAGAAAGAGGCCGTGCTGTCGGCCAAGCGCAGCCTCGTCACCGTCGAGGAGGTCGTCGACGACCTCGAACCGGTCGCTGGCCAGGTGATCCTGCCGCACTGGGCGGTGACGTGCGTGGCCGAGGCGCCGCGCGGCGCGCACCCTTCCTACGCGCAGGGCTATTACGAGCGCGACAACGCCTACTACGAGGAATGGGATTCCATTGGGCGAAAGAGGGACTCGTTCGAGACCTGGCTTCGCGAGAAGGTGTTCACCGAAGTGAGCGAGGAGGCTTCGTTCCGATGA
- a CDS encoding 2-hydroxyacid dehydrogenase, protein MAPQRPRIVVTRRIAEPAMAILRAAGDVWSPEPDRALPADDLHKAAAGADAVVSTLQDDIDGTFADAAGPGLKVVSTVAVGYDNIDVAALSSRGIVVTNTPGVLTDATADLAFGLLLNVTRRLGEGERLLRSGTPWSFQLDFMLGAGLGGKTLGIVGLGQIGTAMARRARAFGMTVSYTARRRAAPELETELGATYLALPELLTSSDVVSLHCPLTPETRHLIDTGALAAMKPSAYLINTTRGPVVDEAALATALSSGVIAGAGLDVFENEPEVHPGLLGLDNVALAPHLGSATVETRTAMAELAARNAVAVLAGDEPLTPVRGR, encoded by the coding sequence ATGGCACCACAACGACCCCGGATCGTGGTGACCCGGCGTATCGCCGAACCCGCGATGGCGATCCTGCGTGCCGCGGGGGACGTCTGGTCACCAGAGCCCGATCGCGCACTGCCAGCCGACGACCTGCACAAGGCGGCCGCCGGAGCCGACGCGGTGGTGAGCACCCTCCAGGACGACATCGACGGCACCTTCGCCGACGCGGCCGGACCCGGACTCAAGGTCGTCTCCACGGTGGCCGTCGGCTACGACAACATCGACGTCGCCGCGCTGAGCAGCCGGGGCATCGTCGTCACCAACACTCCTGGCGTGCTGACCGACGCGACGGCCGACCTCGCGTTCGGGTTGCTGCTCAACGTCACCCGCAGGCTCGGTGAGGGCGAACGGCTGCTGCGCTCGGGCACTCCGTGGTCGTTCCAGCTCGACTTCATGCTCGGCGCCGGGCTTGGGGGCAAGACACTCGGCATCGTGGGACTCGGCCAGATCGGGACCGCCATGGCCCGCAGGGCCCGCGCCTTCGGGATGACCGTCAGCTACACGGCGAGGCGAAGGGCCGCGCCCGAGCTGGAAACCGAACTCGGTGCGACCTACCTCGCACTCCCGGAACTGCTCACGAGCAGCGACGTCGTCTCGCTGCACTGCCCGCTCACTCCCGAAACGAGGCATCTCATCGACACCGGAGCACTCGCCGCCATGAAGCCGTCGGCCTACCTGATCAACACGACGAGAGGACCGGTCGTCGACGAGGCCGCGCTCGCCACCGCGCTGTCCTCCGGTGTCATCGCGGGCGCCGGGCTCGACGTCTTCGAGAACGAGCCCGAGGTCCATCCAGGTCTGCTCGGTCTCGACAACGTGGCGCTGGCCCCTCACCTCGGCTCGGCGACGGTGGAGACCCGTACGGCGATGGCCGAACTGGCCGCCCGCAACGCGGTCGCGGTACTCGCCGGAGACGAACCGCTCACCCCGGTGCGGGGGCGATGA
- a CDS encoding CoA-transferase subunit beta, with the protein MTATTVPETSGTYTADEMMSIAAARALSDGQRCFVGIGLPSTAANLARRTHAPDLVLIYESGTLGSKPGRLPASIGDGILAETADAVISVPEVFNYWLQPGRIDVGFLGGAQLDKFGNINTTVIGDDYADPKVRLPGAGGAPEIAASCGEVFVVMRQSTRSFVDKVDFVTSFGHGSGKGDRERLGLRGAGPTLIITDLGVLRPDPETSELVLSQLHPGVEIEQVREATGWALRVSDGLSRTEPPSETELATLRALKEA; encoded by the coding sequence ATGACCGCGACCACCGTGCCGGAGACGTCGGGGACCTACACGGCCGACGAGATGATGTCGATCGCCGCGGCGAGGGCGTTGTCCGACGGACAGCGTTGCTTCGTCGGCATCGGGCTGCCCTCGACCGCCGCGAACCTCGCCCGCCGCACGCATGCACCCGACCTGGTGCTCATCTACGAATCGGGCACGCTCGGCTCGAAACCCGGCAGGCTGCCCGCTTCCATCGGCGACGGCATCCTCGCCGAGACCGCCGACGCCGTGATCAGCGTGCCCGAGGTGTTCAACTACTGGCTCCAGCCGGGCAGGATCGACGTCGGTTTCCTCGGCGGCGCCCAGCTCGACAAGTTCGGCAACATCAACACGACCGTCATCGGAGACGACTACGCCGACCCCAAGGTCAGGCTGCCCGGCGCCGGTGGCGCGCCGGAGATCGCGGCCTCTTGTGGCGAGGTGTTCGTCGTGATGCGGCAGAGCACCCGCAGCTTCGTCGACAAGGTCGATTTCGTGACGTCGTTCGGGCACGGCTCCGGCAAGGGCGACCGCGAACGGCTCGGCCTTCGCGGCGCTGGCCCGACGCTGATCATCACCGATCTCGGCGTGCTGAGGCCCGATCCGGAGACCTCGGAGCTGGTGCTCAGTCAGCTGCACCCTGGCGTCGAGATCGAGCAGGTGAGGGAGGCCACCGGCTGGGCATTGCGCGTGTCGGACGGGCTTTCCCGCACGGAACCGCCTTCCGAGACCGAGCTCGCCACGCTGCGGGCGCTGAAGGAGGCGTGA
- a CDS encoding glycerate kinase yields the protein MRVVVAPDKFKGSLTAVEAARAIGEGVRAALPAAEITLCPVADGGEGTLDVLLAAGGRRERLRVRGPLSADVDASYVVLDGTAYIESARACGIEHVDPTPETALGAHTFGVGTLMRHAIEGGARGLVLTVGGTASTDGGAGMLLALGAELTDEAGAQVGLGGGALRDMTSADLNAVRELLGDVTVRVATDVTNPLLGPEGAAAVFGPQKGAGPAEVETLEAGLRALADALRDAGGTAVHDLASSGAGGGISGGAMAALGGTAESGFDLVVELTSAAAAVSTADLVITGEGSLDAQSLAGKAPAGIAAMARKHGAAVLAVAGRVALSPSELAGAGIAGSRALIDAAPSLEVAQRDAFSLLRSQTAELVTAWSGEPRTQLAR from the coding sequence ATGCGCGTCGTCGTGGCTCCTGACAAGTTCAAGGGCAGCCTCACCGCGGTCGAGGCCGCGCGGGCGATCGGCGAGGGCGTGCGTGCCGCGCTCCCCGCCGCCGAGATCACCCTGTGCCCGGTCGCCGACGGCGGTGAGGGCACGCTCGACGTACTGCTCGCGGCGGGAGGGCGGCGCGAGCGGCTGCGGGTGCGCGGCCCGCTCTCCGCCGACGTCGACGCCTCCTACGTCGTACTCGACGGCACCGCCTACATCGAATCGGCAAGGGCGTGCGGCATCGAGCACGTCGATCCCACTCCGGAGACCGCGCTGGGCGCGCACACCTTCGGGGTCGGCACCCTGATGCGGCACGCCATCGAGGGCGGCGCGCGCGGGCTGGTGCTGACGGTCGGTGGTACGGCCAGCACCGACGGCGGCGCGGGCATGCTGCTCGCGCTCGGCGCCGAGCTCACCGACGAAGCCGGTGCTCAGGTGGGCCTCGGCGGCGGCGCGCTGCGCGACATGACGTCCGCCGACCTGAACGCGGTCCGTGAACTGCTCGGCGACGTGACCGTCAGGGTCGCCACCGACGTCACCAACCCCCTGCTCGGGCCGGAGGGGGCAGCCGCGGTCTTCGGCCCGCAGAAGGGCGCCGGTCCCGCCGAGGTCGAGACTCTGGAGGCAGGGCTGAGGGCACTGGCCGATGCCCTTCGCGACGCCGGCGGGACCGCCGTACACGACCTCGCGAGCTCCGGCGCCGGTGGCGGGATCTCCGGCGGCGCGATGGCGGCGCTGGGCGGTACGGCCGAGTCGGGGTTCGATCTCGTCGTGGAACTCACCTCGGCGGCGGCCGCGGTGAGCACGGCCGACCTGGTGATCACCGGTGAGGGTTCGCTCGACGCGCAGAGCCTCGCCGGCAAGGCTCCGGCCGGTATCGCCGCGATGGCGAGGAAGCATGGGGCCGCGGTGCTCGCCGTGGCGGGCAGGGTCGCGCTCAGCCCCTCGGAACTCGCCGGAGCCGGTATCGCGGGGAGCCGCGCGCTGATCGACGCGGCACCGTCACTGGAGGTCGCGCAGCGGGACGCGTTCTCGCTGCTGCGCTCACAGACGGCGGAACTGGTGACGGCGTGGTCAGGCGAGCCGAGGACCCAGCTCGCCCGCTGA